The Methylocella tundrae genome contains the following window.
CGTGTGTCAGCCGCCGCGCAGAAGTTTGAGGTAGCCGCGCTCGACCAGCGCAATCGAGTCGTGAATGAGACGGTTGGCGGTGCGGCGTGCGTGTGAATCCTTCCACTCGACTGATGGAAATCGTGCGTGTTCGGAGCGGAGGATTATTTCGGCGACGTCGCGGGGGCCACCCCCAAGTTCGTGGACGTCGAAGGCGTGCAGAAGCTGGACGAGCCGGCGCTTCTGCTGAGGCGTCAAGCGAAGGGCGGCAGGAAGAAGTTTGACGCGCTGGCCACGAAGACGGCGCACGAAGCGCAGTGCGACATCAAGCCGGAGTTCAAATGAGATGTCGGGCGGCAGTAGAATGGCAGGCCGCGTGCTGATCTGATCGCCGGGCAAACGAACGTGGAGTTCGCCGGAGCCGTCGATGACAACAAGCTCACGGCCGTCATCGTCTACGTCATCGGCGACGACTGACCCTAGCTGCGCGGGATCGAGCGACGTGAGTTGGTCGAACCCGCCCGGCGCTGTTTCGAGGATCAGCG
Protein-coding sequences here:
- a CDS encoding DUF2285 domain-containing protein — translated: MPKPPVSVSLGDGGCVFAHDPSLPVGPAPVTWLPELSPGTLILETAPGGFDQLTSLDPAQLGSVVADDVDDDGRELVVIDGSGELHVRLPGDQISTRPAILLPPDISFELRLDVALRFVRRLRGQRVKLLPAALRLTPQQKRRLVQLLHAFDVHELGGGPRDVAEIILRSEHARFPSVEWKDSHARRTANRLIHDSIALVERGYLKLLRGG